The DNA segment GCGTGCGGACGATCTTGGCCTCCGGCCGGGGCCGCCCCAGCAACCCCCGCAGCCTCGCCCGCTCCATTTCGTTGCCGCTCTGATCGATGTAGGCGATCGTCCGGCGCCAGTCGTAGATCACAACCGCTACCCCGCCCGGGCCCGACTCTCGGCGATGGTGGGGCACGCCCCCCGCTGTCCCACCTCGGCGAGGTTCGTGCCACCCGACACCCTCGGGTCAGAGACCGGGCAGGGGGTTCGTGCGGTCCTCACAAGGTCGCCCCTAGGAACGCACCGGTCGCACGTGCCCGAGGTGATCCGGGGCACCAATCTCGTGTTGTCGCCTGCGGAGGATACCCCGCAGTTCTCGCCGAGATCGCAGGTCGATGGCGGCACCGATGCGCTACCCTCCTGCTCCCTGGATACGGCCCGTCGGAGAGGAAGCCCTCCTCTCCGACCAGAACTGTCCCGGCATGAACGAGCGCATCGGTTTTGTCGGCGTGGGAGCCATGGGGGAGCCCATGGCCGCAAACCTCGTGAAGAAGGGATTCCCCCTCACCACGGTGATCCACCGACGGCCCGACCCGGCGCGGGCCTTGGAGGCCAAGGGTGCCCGGATCGCCCCGTCGTTGAGCGCGTTGATCGAGGAGTGCCCGGTGGTAATCGCATGCCTGCCGACGTCCACCGAGGTGGAAGCGGTGGTGCTCGGACCGGGAGGCATCCTGGAGAAGGCGGCGCGGGGCGGCATCTTCGTCGACATGGGCACGAGCCGTCCATCCTCGACCCGGATGCTGGCGAAGCAACTGGAAGCACGCGGCATCGCGATGCTCGACGCGCCAATCACCGGTGGAATTCGCGGCGCACGGGAAGGCACCCTGACAATTTATGTGGGAGGGGCGCCAGAGGTGTTCGCCCGCGTGCGGCCCGCACTCGAGGCGATGGGCCGGACGGTCCTGCACATGGGGACCACCGCGGCCGGGCATGTGACCAAGCTGATGAACAACATACTCTCCCTCGCTTCGATGGCCGTCCTGGCCGAGGTACTCCCGCTGGGGGTCCGCGCCGGCCTCGATCCCGCGAAACTGATCGAGGCCCTCGCCGCCGGATCGGGCGCCAGCGCCCAGATCCCCGGGCGCGGCGATCGAATCCTGCGGCGGCACTTTACGCCGTCGTTCCGGGTGGATCTCGCACACAAGGACCTCCGGCTTGCTCAAGAGCTAGCGCAGGAAGTGAATCTGGCGCTGCCGATGACCTCCGCGGCGCTGATCACCTTCACGATGGCCCGAGCGCTGGGGTGCGATGGGGAGGACACCACCGCCGTGGTCAAGGTCTGGGAGCAGGTGGCGGGGGTGGAAGTGCGAGGAACCGCAAAGCGACCGTAGTGAACTTCGAGAGGACGCCTCGACTCCGCACCGTGAGCTCCGGGATTCCGTTCCTCAGGTTCGGCCATCGCGCGGCCGAGCGCCGACCCCCCACGGCGTCCGCACCGGAGGCCCCGGCGACCTTTGCGGGTGGGCCGATCGGGACCAGCGGACGGTGGCCCCCCACCCCCCCCTGAGCCCTGCGTCAACAGCCCGCAGGATCCCGCGGCGTCTTACCGCTGGCAGGTCCGGCAGTAGTAGGTACCTCGACCGGCGGTCCTCGCCACCGCGAGTTCGCGCCCACATCGCGGGCAGGCGCCCCCGGGAGCGCGCGCGTCCAGAAGGTCGCCGATCGAGCCCCGATCGCGGGTCAGCACCCCGATCCCCCGCCCCAGCACCCGGCGGATCACCCGGTGCAACCGCCCCACCTCAGCCTGGCCCAGCGACACCACCGGCCGCGCTGGGCGGAGCCGGGCCTGAAAGAGAATCTCGTCGGCATAGAGGTTGCCGATCCCGACGACGAGGTCCTGGCGCAGCAGCAGCGCTTTGAGCGCGCCGCGGCGGCCGCGGAGTAACGCGCGAAAGCGCGCCAGAGTGAACCCGCGACCCATCGGTTCGACCCCGAGCCGCAGGATCCCGGGGAGGGAGGGGACGCGGGCGGTGGAGAGGAGATCCATGTGCCCGAACCGGCGTTGATCGGTGAAGCGCAGTTCCTCGTCGCCGAGCGAGAACACGACCCGCGTGTGGGGGGACGTGGGGGTCCCGGGCGCGGCCAGGACAAAACCCCCGGTCATTCTGAGATGGACGACCACGGTGAGACCTCGATCGAGGTCGATGAACAGATACTTTCCGCGCCGACGGACTCGGCCGATCATCCGTCCGCGCACGCGGCGGCGAAAGGCGTGCGCGGACGGGGAACGGATGGTGGAAGGGGTCAAGATCTCCACCCGGCCGATCCGGCGTCCGGACGCTCTCCGACGCAGCATCCTCGCGATGAACTCCACGTCGGGCAATTCGGGCATCTTGTCCCGGTTGGACCGCCGTCTCGGCCGGGTTAGGTGAGTCCGTCCTCTCGATCCCGCCGGATCGCCTCAGGGGCTCGAGCGCTCGGATCGCCGTACCCCGCCCCCCCGGGGGTCTGGATCACGAGCGCATCGCCCCGATGGAGGTGTGTGGTGTGCTTCGGCGGGAGCACCTCTTCGGTGCCGTCGGCGTGCCGCACCAGATGCCGGGCTAACCCGCCGGGTCCACCCCCTTCCAGACCCCACGGCGCTACTCGGGTGCGCTCGGTGAGGATCGACACGGTCGCCTCATCGGCCAGGAGCTCCCACTCCCGGCGGATGCCGCACCCGCCGCGCCACCGCCCGATCCCACCGGTGCCGGGCCGCAGCTCGTAGGTGCGGAAGCGCATCGGCAGGGACTGCTCCATCGCCTCGATCGGGGTGTTCATTGTGTTCGTCATGTTGCAGTGGATCCCGTCGATGCCGTCGAGCCCCGGCCGACCACCCATGCCCCCCCCGATCGTCTCGTAGAACGTCCACGTGTGCCCGCGGCCGTCATCGAACCCTCCCACGGTAACGTTGTTCATCGATCCGTTGCATGCGGCGGGAACGCGCCCGGGCGCCGCTTGTGCCAGCGCACGCAGGACCGTGTCGGCGACGCGCTGGCTGGTCTCCGTGTTGCCCACACCCACCGGCGCCGGCCGCACCGGCCGGATCACCGTCCCCTCGGGCGCGCGGATCGTGATCGCCCGGAGCCAGCCGTCATTCATCACCGAGTAGGGGTCGCAGACGCTCTTCAGCGCGTACACGACCCCGGCGGTGGTGACGCCAAAAATCGCGTTGATCGGCCGCGGGACCTGCGGGTCGGTGCCCGCGAAATCCACCGTGATCCCGCTTACCTCCACGGTCACGGCGACGCGGATCCAGCGCAGCCCTCCCTCGGCCAGATCGTCTTCGAGACAGTCCTCCGCGGCATACCGCCCGGGGGGGAGCACGGCGAACGCCCGGCGGGCGGCGGCCTCCCCCTGGTCCATGATCGCCTCCCACGCCGCCTCCGTCGTCTCACGCCCGTACCGATCGAGCAGTTCCCCCACCCGCCGCTCCCCGAGTAAGGCCGCGGCGATCTGCGCCCGCAGGTCGCCGCGCGTCGTCTCGGGCGACCGGACGTTGGCGAGGATGAACTCCACGGTCTCGGGAACCTCCTCTCCACCCCGGAGGATCCGGAGGAGCGGAATCATCACCCCCTCTTCGCAGAGCTCCCGGGCGTCGCTGCTCAGGCTCCCCGGTGTTCGTCCGCCAACGTCGACGTGGTGCGCCTTGTTCACGCTGTAGCCCACGATCGACCCCTGCCAGAAGATCGGCCGGACGACCGTGATGTCGTTGAGGTGCGTGCCCGCAATATACGGATCGTTGAGAATGAACACATCGCCGGGCTGTTGGGGGCGGTCGCGCAGCAGGGTGAGGGTGTTCCGCACCCCCCAGGGAAGCGAGCCGAGGTGAGCCGGGATATGCTCCGCCTGCGCAATCAACCGGGCTCCGACGTCGAAGAGCGCGCACGAGTGGTCCATTCGCTCTTTGATGTTGGGAGAGTAGCTGGCGTTTCGCAGTGCGATCCCCATCTCTTCGGCACCGTAGATCATGGCGTTCCGGATGACCTCCACGGTGACCGGGTCGGGCTTCATGATTGCCTCCGCTCTAGGCGCAGCGTCCCCGCCGCCCCCGCCTGAATGGTCCACCCGGGCGGCACGATCGTGGTCGCCTCGTCTTCCTCCACGACCGCCGGACCGGGCACGGGGCCCTCGGCGGTTAACGCGCCGCGGGCGATCACGGGCACTTCCGCCCACCGGCCCTCGAAGTAGGCGCGCCGGGTCCCGGGCGTTGCGGTCTCCCCCCCTCCGGCCGACGGTTTCCAAAGGGCGAGCGACGGCATGATGCCGAGCGCCGTCACGCGCGCATTCACCACCTCGACCGGCTCCTTGGTGGGCGCGTAGCCGTAAATGTCGGCGTGACGGACCCGAAACGCCTCCGCCGCAGCGGACAGCGCGACCTCTCCCGGGACGGTCAACTCAAACGACTGCCCGACGTACCTGAGGTCCAGAGCGCGCCGGAGGACGATCTCCCGCTGGCCGTCGCTGTCTCGGACCCCCTCGCGCGCTTCAAATTCGAGGCGGCGAAACCGCTCCTCCAACCAGCTGGCTTCGACTCGATGGAGAGGCCGCATCACGCTCTCCACCCGGTCGCACCGCAGATCCGCGCTCAACAGACCAAGCGCAGAGAACAACCCCGGGTGTGGTGGGATCACCACCTCCCGAATCCCCAACTCATCCGCGAGCGCGGCGGCGTGCATCGGCCCGGCCCCCCCAAAGGCGATCATCACCATCTCGCGGGGGTCGTATCCGCGTTCGAGGGACACGATCCGAAGAGCCCGGACCATCTGCGCGTTCACGACCTGAACCACCCCGGCCGCCGTTGCCGTCTCGTCGAGGCCCAAGGGGTTGGCGACCGACGTCATCGCCCGCACCGCGGCGCCCGGGTCGAGCGGCATCCTTCCGCCGAGCAGGCCCTGGGGGGAGAGCCAGCCGAGGAGCAGGTGGGCGTCGGTCACCGTGGGCCGGTCCCCGCCGCGGCCGTAGCAGGCCGGGCCGGGATCCGCGCCGGCGCTGAGCGGCCCGCACCTGAGCGCGGTGCCGTCGACCCAGGCCACCGTTCCCCCGCCCGCGCTCACCTCAGCGAGATCGATGAACGGCGCGCGGACAGGGTACCCGCTGCCCCGCACCATCCTCCCGGCGTGGACGGTCCCCCCCACCTCGTACTCGGGGACGACCTCCGGGTGGCCGCCGATGACGGCGCCAGCTTTTGCGGTCGTCCCGCCCATATCGAAGCTGAGGAGGCGCGCGTGCCCCAGGCGCCGGCCCAGCGCGGCCGCCCCAACCACCCCGGCGGCGGGGCCCGATTCGATCAGCGTGGCCGGGGTGGACGCCGCGCCTTCGATGGTGGTGATACCACCGCTCGACTGCATCGCGTACAGGGGGACGGTACTCCCCTGCTCCCGCAGCCGGGCCGCCAGTCCACGCAGGTACCGGGAGACCACGGGAGAGAGGAGCGCGTTGATGACCGTGGTGCTCGTCCGCTCGTACTCGCGGTACTCCGGATCGACCTCGTGAGAAGCGACCACCACCGCTCCCGGCAGCGCTGCCTGGAGGATCGCCTTGGCGCGCCGCTCGTGGGCGGGATTGGCGTAACTGTGGAGGAAGGCGACGGCCACCGCCTCCACCTGCTCCTCCGCCAGCCGGGCGGCGGCCGCGTGGACCGCGCGCTCATCGAGGGGGCGAATCACGCGTCCGGACGGATCCATGCGCTCCGGGATGCCGATCCGGCTGCGGCGGTCGACGAACGGCCGGGGCCGCTGATAAAAGACGTTGTAGAGTTCGGCCCGGCGCTGGCGGCCGATCTCGAGCACGTCGCGGAACCCTTCGGTGGTCAACAGCGCCGTCCGGGGAAGATCGAGTCCGATCTGCCCGAGGAAGAGGTTGGCTCCGATCGTGGAGGCGTGCACGAGATAGGTCTGCCGGACGGGGTGACCCTCCCGGAACCGCCGGAGCGCCTCGAGCACTCCGTCCGCGGGCGCCCGGGGCGTGCTGGGCACCTTCACGGGCACCACGGCCCCCCCCTCCTCATCGGCCGCCACCAGGTCGGTAAACGTTCCTCCCACGTCGACGCCGATCCGATACTGCATGCTGCGCATCACCCTCCCAGATGTAGGCTCGACGCGTCTTTGCGGTCCGGTCGCCCGCTCAGACCGCGCGGGGGGGTTCCCGCACGTATGGAGTCGTTGCCGGCGAATCCCGTGCGGTCGGTCCGCGGTTTGGCCGCTCCCCGATTGAGTCAGCCGACGGCGAGGTCCTCGTCCAGCAGATCCGTAATGAACATGTGGCCGGGAGCGTGGGTGATCATCAACTCGACCTTGGCCGCCCGCGCAACCGCTTGCGTGGTAACCCCGCACGCCCAGAACACGGGGACCTCTTGGGGCTGCATGGACGGCGGGTCGCCAAAATCGGGATGGGCGAGGTCGCGGATGCCGATCGCCCCGGGGTCGCCAATATGCACCGGAGCCCCGTGGGCCCGCTGGTAGCGTCCCGTCACGAGCGTAGCGCGAGAGATCCCCCCGGGAGGGAGCGGGCGCATGCTCACGACCATGGGCCCGTGCAGCGCTCCGGCGGGCCGGCAGGGAATCGAGGTGATGTACATCGGCACGTTGCGGCCCCCCTCGATATGCCGGACGGGGAGGCCGGCATGCTGCATTGCCATTTCGAACGTGAACGAGCATCCCAGGAGAAACGCCACGAGGTCAGGACGCCAGTACCGCACGATCTCCGTGACCTCGGCTTCCATCTCCCCGCGCCGGTAGATGCGGTACTTGGGGAGGTCGGTCCGAAGGTCCGCCCCTGGGGCGGCGTACGCCGGCTGAGGGCTGCCCGGGTCGGTGACGTCGATCAGCGGACACGGTTTGGGATTGCGCTGGCAGAACACCAAAAAATCATAGGCGGTATCCCTGGGAAGCACCACCAGATTGGCTTGAGCAAAACCGGACGCCAATCCCGCCGTCGGCCCCTGCCACTCCCCGCTGCGCATCCGTTCCCGGAGATCGCGGGGTGCCGCCCCATGAACTGGCGCCAGGTCGCTGATCGGTGACATGGCCGGAGTATTCCCCGGCGTGAAAGGGTGATCCTTCGGCCGCTTCGCCCCCACGCGCACGCGGGAGCGGCGTGGTGCCGCCCCCGCGTATCCCTCCGCGCGTGGCGCCTACTGGAAGACTTCGGAGAAATACACCAGGTTCAAGTAGACGAACCGCGGCGTCAGCGGCGGCAGCAGGTTCGCGTTGTTGAAGCTGACGTCGTAGAACCAGCGCCGCGTCGGCGGCGAGTATCGCTGGTTCGTCCAGAACCCCTGCGGGAACCCGGAGCACGGGTACGTGGGATCGTTCGCGACCGCGATCAGCTGGGTGGCGTCCTCGAAACAGGTGTGGTCGGGCAGGCCGATGGCCACAAAGGATCCCTGGTACCAGAACTTGACTCCCGACCAGTCCTCGTGGAACCTGGGATAGTTCTCAAGGCCGCCGCTGTAATTCGACTCCCCGCAGTTGAGCCCGCTGGG comes from the bacterium genome and includes:
- a CDS encoding NAD(P)-dependent oxidoreductase, coding for MRYPPAPWIRPVGEEALLSDQNCPGMNERIGFVGVGAMGEPMAANLVKKGFPLTTVIHRRPDPARALEAKGARIAPSLSALIEECPVVIACLPTSTEVEAVVLGPGGILEKAARGGIFVDMGTSRPSSTRMLAKQLEARGIAMLDAPITGGIRGAREGTLTIYVGGAPEVFARVRPALEAMGRTVLHMGTTAAGHVTKLMNNILSLASMAVLAEVLPLGVRAGLDPAKLIEALAAGSGASAQIPGRGDRILRRHFTPSFRVDLAHKDLRLAQELAQEVNLALPMTSAALITFTMARALGCDGEDTTAVVKVWEQVAGVEVRGTAKRP
- the mutM gene encoding bifunctional DNA-formamidopyrimidine glycosylase/DNA-(apurinic or apyrimidinic site) lyase; this translates as MPELPDVEFIARMLRRRASGRRIGRVEILTPSTIRSPSAHAFRRRVRGRMIGRVRRRGKYLFIDLDRGLTVVVHLRMTGGFVLAAPGTPTSPHTRVVFSLGDEELRFTDQRRFGHMDLLSTARVPSLPGILRLGVEPMGRGFTLARFRALLRGRRGALKALLLRQDLVVGIGNLYADEILFQARLRPARPVVSLGQAEVGRLHRVIRRVLGRGIGVLTRDRGSIGDLLDARAPGGACPRCGRELAVARTAGRGTYYCRTCQR
- a CDS encoding hydantoinase B/oxoprolinase family protein; translated protein: MKPDPVTVEVIRNAMIYGAEEMGIALRNASYSPNIKERMDHSCALFDVGARLIAQAEHIPAHLGSLPWGVRNTLTLLRDRPQQPGDVFILNDPYIAGTHLNDITVVRPIFWQGSIVGYSVNKAHHVDVGGRTPGSLSSDARELCEEGVMIPLLRILRGGEEVPETVEFILANVRSPETTRGDLRAQIAAALLGERRVGELLDRYGRETTEAAWEAIMDQGEAAARRAFAVLPPGRYAAEDCLEDDLAEGGLRWIRVAVTVEVSGITVDFAGTDPQVPRPINAIFGVTTAGVVYALKSVCDPYSVMNDGWLRAITIRAPEGTVIRPVRPAPVGVGNTETSQRVADTVLRALAQAAPGRVPAACNGSMNNVTVGGFDDGRGHTWTFYETIGGGMGGRPGLDGIDGIHCNMTNTMNTPIEAMEQSLPMRFRTYELRPGTGGIGRWRGGCGIRREWELLADEATVSILTERTRVAPWGLEGGGPGGLARHLVRHADGTEEVLPPKHTTHLHRGDALVIQTPGGAGYGDPSARAPEAIRRDREDGLT
- a CDS encoding hydantoinase/oxoprolinase family protein; translation: MRSMQYRIGVDVGGTFTDLVAADEEGGAVVPVKVPSTPRAPADGVLEALRRFREGHPVRQTYLVHASTIGANLFLGQIGLDLPRTALLTTEGFRDVLEIGRQRRAELYNVFYQRPRPFVDRRSRIGIPERMDPSGRVIRPLDERAVHAAAARLAEEQVEAVAVAFLHSYANPAHERRAKAILQAALPGAVVVASHEVDPEYREYERTSTTVINALLSPVVSRYLRGLAARLREQGSTVPLYAMQSSGGITTIEGAASTPATLIESGPAAGVVGAAALGRRLGHARLLSFDMGGTTAKAGAVIGGHPEVVPEYEVGGTVHAGRMVRGSGYPVRAPFIDLAEVSAGGGTVAWVDGTALRCGPLSAGADPGPACYGRGGDRPTVTDAHLLLGWLSPQGLLGGRMPLDPGAAVRAMTSVANPLGLDETATAAGVVQVVNAQMVRALRIVSLERGYDPREMVMIAFGGAGPMHAAALADELGIREVVIPPHPGLFSALGLLSADLRCDRVESVMRPLHRVEASWLEERFRRLEFEAREGVRDSDGQREIVLRRALDLRYVGQSFELTVPGEVALSAAAEAFRVRHADIYGYAPTKEPVEVVNARVTALGIMPSLALWKPSAGGGETATPGTRRAYFEGRWAEVPVIARGALTAEGPVPGPAVVEEDEATTIVPPGWTIQAGAAGTLRLERRQS
- a CDS encoding putative hydro-lyase — encoded protein: MSPISDLAPVHGAAPRDLRERMRSGEWQGPTAGLASGFAQANLVVLPRDTAYDFLVFCQRNPKPCPLIDVTDPGSPQPAYAAPGADLRTDLPKYRIYRRGEMEAEVTEIVRYWRPDLVAFLLGCSFTFEMAMQHAGLPVRHIEGGRNVPMYITSIPCRPAGALHGPMVVSMRPLPPGGISRATLVTGRYQRAHGAPVHIGDPGAIGIRDLAHPDFGDPPSMQPQEVPVFWACGVTTQAVARAAKVELMITHAPGHMFITDLLDEDLAVG